In Phragmites australis chromosome 16, lpPhrAust1.1, whole genome shotgun sequence, one DNA window encodes the following:
- the LOC133895107 gene encoding uncharacterized protein LOC133895107 — MSKEVARAAWNSTYEKCLVDILHDHNNNPKFKGQNGWVSEGWRSITIKFNERFPIAHFTKQQLQEKKKELKASYKSIRDAKKQSGTGWDDSMGMIIAEPKIWDKIIKDHPKVRKFRQKPFPLFNYLASLYEGSIATGDLNFISTERVKPPNERSTSEQSIKHVPLPLNTCIQIHLLQVWMVKGHQINILNPMKLNLHHPIII, encoded by the exons ATGTCAAAAGAAGTTGCAAGGGCTGCTTGGAACTCCACATATGAGAAATGTCTTGTTGATATATTACATGACCATAACAACAACCCAAAGTTCAAAGGGCAAAATGGTTGGGTATCAGAGGGTTGGAGGAGTATCACCATCAAGTTCAATGAGAGGTTCCCTATAGCACATTTCACAAAGCAACAACtacaagaaaagaagaaggaacTTAAAGCAAGCTATAAATCAATAAGGGATGCAAAGAAACAGAGTGGTACGGGTTGGGATGATTCTATGGGCATGATAATTGCTGAACCAAAAATCTGGGATAAAATTATTAAG GATCACCCTAAAGTGAGGAAGTTCCGCCAAAAGCCTTTTCCTCTATTTAATTACTTGGCATCTCTATATGAAG GAAGCATTGCTACGGGAGATTTAAATTTTATATCAACTGAGCGAGTGAAACCTCCAAATGAAAGAAGTACCTCCGAACAAAGCATAAAACATGTGCCCCTGCCTCTGAACACGTGCATACAAATCCATTTGCTTCAAGTTTGGATGGTCAAGGGACATCAAATCAATATATTGAACCCAATGAAGCTCAATCTGCACCATCCGATCATAATTTAG
- the LOC133895269 gene encoding hypersensitive-induced response protein 1 has translation MGQALGLIQVDQSTVAIKESFGKFDEVLEPGCHFLPWCIGKQVAGYLSLRVQQLDVRCETKTKDNVFVNVVASVQYRALANKASDAFYRLSNTREQIQSYVFDVIRASVPKMNLDDVFEQKNDIAKAVEDELEKAMSMYGYEIVQTLIVDIEPDEHVKRAMNEINAAARMRLAANEKAEAEKILQIKRAEGDAESKYLSGLGIARQRQAIVDGLRDSVLAFSENVPGTSAKDVMDMVLVTQYFDTMKEIGASSKSSSVFIPHGPGAVKDIAAQIRDGQLQARML, from the exons ATGGGTCAAGCACTCGGTTTGATACAAGTGGATCAATCGACCGTAGCCATCAAGGAATCTTTTGGAAAGTTTGATGAGGTCCTAGAGCCTGGATGCCACTTCTTGCCATGGTGCATAGGGAAGCAGGTTGCTGGGTATCTTTCACTGCGTGTGCAGCAGCTTGATGTCCGCTGCGAAACAAAGACAAAG GATAATGTCTTCGTCAATGTTGTTGCATCTGTGCAATACCGTGCCCTTGCTAACAAGGCATCTGATGCCTTTTACAGGCTTAGTAACACTAGGGAGCAAATCCAGTCATATGTCTTTGATG TCATCAGGGCTAGTGTTCCAAAGATGAACTTGGATGATGTATTTGAGCAGAAGAACGATATCGCCAAAGCTGTGGAAGATGAGCTTGAAAAG GCAATGTCAATGTATGGATATGAGATTGTGCAAACACTGATTGTTGATATTGAGCCTGATGAACATGTGAAGAGAGCCATGAATGAGATCAATGCAG CTGCTAGGATGAGGTTGGCTGCCAACGAGAAAGCTGAAGCGGAGAAGATACTGCAGATCAAGAGAGCTGAAGGTGATGCAGAATCCAAGTACTTGTCTGGTCTGGGTATCGCAAGGCAGCGTCAGGCAATAGTGGATGGGCTTAGAGACAGTGTTCTCGCTTTCTCAGAGAATGTGCCTGGGACCTCCGCCAAGGATGTCATGGATATGGTTCTCGTGACCCAGTACTTCGACACCATGAAGGAGATCGGGGCCTCATCCAAGTCCTCTTCAGTCTTTATCCCCCATGGACCAGGAGCTGTCAAAGATATCGCGGCACAGATAAGGGATGGTCAGCTCCAGGCCAGGATGCTCTGA